ATCATTGTATCTATTATTATAACTTCAAATTCTCCTCTAAGTGATGAACATTGATATTATACGTAGTACAAACAAATCAACCAAAGTATCTCTATCATAATGCACTTGATTAGTATACTAGGCGTGATTAGTCAGATTAGAACAAAGCCTCTTTAATATATACAACTTTTTTGTGTTTGTCTTCTCTCAGAAAATATCAACAATTATTCTTAACCCTAGAactgccatgagtgaccaagatagaagTTCTCCTCACAATTTTTGTTACAAAGTCCAGCAGACAAGGGATGAGAAtagcaaaaatatcaattaggggattattaccaaattctccaaactaacatcataagaattgtataacagacagCAAAGAGAATTACTTTTGAGATCTTGGAGTGAAAAAGAAGACTTTGCTTCAGAACTCCTACAGTGGCTGAGGAACAAATTTAACGGgatttgttttgtcttctcATAAATCAGGCATTTGAAGTTGATTGCAGATTACAGGATTCACTATCCTgccctcttaaaaaaataaaaattataaattgttaTATTTCATCCGCTGTACATGTGGTTCAATATTTACTTGTTGTAATATAAAGACAATTTTTACTGATCAAGTGTaggttttaacccttaaaatcccagaagtgattaacatgaaacttctccctataatatccatacattatctagcaaacaggtagtgagaattctcaaactcattaggtacaagatattacctCAATCGAACACCAAATTCCTgtgaccaatttacaaggaaatgtgtagcagctagaggggagaattaacaatcagatcttgggagttaaaaggttaatctATTAGTCTCTTATTAACCTAGGATACACAAAGCATAGTGGTTGTAATATTAAATGGGGCTTAACATAAAAACTCCAATTGGAATAATAGTGAGGACTGAAATGCATCAATGACCACATGCTATAATACACCAGTAACAACAAACTAAGGTTCTATAATTGGCAACATGTAAACTTTCAACCTCATAGTTTGACGAAGACTAGCAATATATAGTGTAGCAGTTGTAAGCAACACCCAATTGATTAGCCTGGCCCTTACATTATGAGGCAAACAATTTAAcgttcatttatttataaaacCATAATGAAGAACAgtattttttataatatttacaCTAAGTTATGCAGTTCCAAGGGCTAAGAGTTCAGAATGTTAAATTATTACTTTTACTACTTTAGCGATGATCGTCACAGGTCATACCAGCCGTATCATGATGATGAGGAAGGCTACGAAGGAAATTATGGCTATAACTATGGATACAACCCTTATCGCCCTCCAGCTGGTGGGCTCAAAGGAAAGGTGGAACAGAAATATTGGCACACCAAACAAACCATGATACAAAAACTGGGAAAGGAGCAGGATTGTTATGTTGTGGCTGGGGATGCTGAGGTTGATGCACGGCTGGAGGTAAAGAGAAAGATTCTTGTCATGTCTGCTGGGAGACTCAAGTTAGAAGCAACGTTGTCATAATCTTATAGCATTTGGCCATTCTGTGAAAACAGTTCcacatggttttttttatcttgaggGTTTTCAATTCATGTCGGAGCTGCAAACTGGTGAAATTTGCCATATATGTCAAGTGAAATTGCTGTCTTACTTTGTCTGTTCTAAGccattttgatttatttgataGAGATCAGCAAAATCTGAATTAAGTTTAAACTCTACTTTAATTAAACTTATACATGATTGTCCAtggatgctttttttttcaatattcaacTGTTAAAGATTGATATGCAGTTTCTTTCACTTGCAAACAGTTAATGGTTATGCTTCATTGTTATAGGCATTTCGGCATATTCAGAAGACATGCATAGACATACTGAAGGCAGTAGAAGTCTATCAAAATAGGATATTTGGTAAGAATGTGGTTGTCATTTACATGTAGAATTAGATGTCCATGTGACTTCCTAAATGTACTATAACATATGTTATACATGTTctttgagcaattttcaattcattgttgAAAATAATCCAAGGTGTTATTttgctatgtgattggtccaaaaaactcaAATGAACTGCAATTCACTTAAAATACCCTCTTCCTCCTGCAATATTCTAGAATTATGGAAAAATAAATGTGACATACAAGGGGAAAGGTGTAAAATTAAGGGTGCAGTTATAAAATTAGAGTGTTATTCAAGAATGTATTTCTTACAGGACcttttggtgtgtagtattgctgggtatttttacaagttgtgcTGTATAGTGAGTAATAAAAGCACTCTGaaatactacacaccaaaatgtgtAATACTTTATTTGTTATTCATACTGCTTTATTCTATATGCATTTCTTATAAGTTGGGAAAAGTGAAGCAGATAGAGAAGCAGGTTGTGACAGATCTTGCGCAACACCTATGTTAAATTAtggtacaaaataaccaactttCCAAATAACTGCACAATATTGAGAGACTTTTGTACTCAATATGGTTGTCATTTGCACCTTACttagtgcagttggataataaatgaagataaaagtCATTTTGCTGAAATATATGCCCTTCCCCATTCAGTGTTTTATAGTCACAGAAAGCAAAATGAGTTTGGAGAGATGGTAAAAGCAAAAGTGTAATAAAATTGGTGTGCTATTCCAAAATACTGTCTTCTCAGTAATGTCTTCTTGATGGTtatgtgtcaacaattttgtcactAATTGTGGATAATGTAAGTGTAAATCACTTCCGAAAATTACAAACCTCCAactaatttcttttaatgtaaGGTACTGTACAAGAGAAGATAAATGGGGGCTCAGAAAGATGATGTTTACATGACTGtgagcttcttttttttatttccactaACTTCAGCTTTGTCtcaagatgaaaatgaaatgggaCGCTTTCTGCGAGAGCAGGGTTCCCAGGATAAATCAAAAGCTGGAAAAATGATGATTGCTGTTGGCAAGGCTCAGAGTTACTCTGCACAGCAACGGTATACTACTTTCAATTATTCAGTTTATTAGAAGGGTCCTAAATAAATGATTTTGATCTTGTTACAATTGATTAATTGTACATGACTGTGTGTCTGTGAAAGCTTTTAAGAACTGGGTACCTAAGATTTCTGATACAAGTGCACTCAGGGATTTTTCTCATAGCACAAATTTGATGTACATGCTCTTACAGCATGTATTAActccttcactcccaagatctcttttgccattctccttactgtctgccatacagttcttgtgatgttagttttgagaagttggtattggatcaactaataattgtccaactgatatttttcattattctcatcacttgtctgcttgttgttgtcttgatatcatatggagaaattctgtcttggtcacttatgggagttaaagggttaatgaactTTTTAATTTGGACAGGCTTAGTCTTAGAACCCCGCTTGTGAGGCTTTACCAAGAAGTGGAGACATTCCGTTTCCGTGCAATCTCTGACACTTTCCAGACTGTAAATCGAATGGAACTGGCCAGAACAGACTACAGAGCTGGGCTCTTGTGGATGGCAAACATTTCTAAAGAATTAGATCCTGAAGAATACAAAAGATTAGACAAGTTTAGAGAGGTCAGTGGTTGCATGTTGGAAAACCTTATTACTCATAACAGAGACTGGTAAAGGCCTTCAAATACAAGTAACCTGAATAAATTGTAATTCTTTAATTTGACTTTCCACATAGCATAGCAGTTCAaggtgaaaataaacaaatctgCTTGCCCTTCAGCAATTTTTCATGCAGTAAATGCTAGAATTTTACACCTGTATCATAAGCTGCGGCTTTTCCATTGAACAGTATTATGTGCAATAAATTATATCATACACTTTATTAAGAAGTTAATGCTACTTAATGCTGACAAAATATCAAGTGATTCAAGATGTTATTTTCAATATTGAAGGTTTTTAATACCAATATACCAATATTTCAGCTTAGTCCAAATGAGATTTTCCTCAACTGAGCAGTAGactgaaattatattaattGTATCAGCTGGAAAGggtaaacaaaatttattttttcatggCAATCATTTtacaattgaatttgaaaaaattaaacttggaGCCCTGCAGTTACATGTAATTACTTGTTGATGTGtacaacataattttttgggAAACCAACCAGAACCTGCAATTGTCATATAGTCGAGGGAAAAGAAGACTCCAAGCAGTACATGTGGGCTGATTTCCATGTATTGTAGtgagaaattaaattttgaaacaattttttctttcaggttcAAGGCCAAGTCAGGAAGggtaaaaagaaatttgaaaagctGAAAGTAGATGTTATGCAAAAGATAGACTTGCTGTCTGCGAGTAGATGTAACTTACTTTCAAGCACACTTGCTGCATACCAGCAAGCGTTGCTTAAGTTTTGGGAAAACACTTCTCGCACTATGATACAAGTATCAGAACAGTTTAAGGGGTTACCGGCATATCAGTTTCAAATGCTGAAAAGCCTTAATCCCCTGACTCTGGaaggtgatgacaaggagaagggagaagaaggaaaggaaaccAAACCTGTCAAAGAAtctgaagatgacaaaaaagaatCAACTGCCTgtggagaaaagaaagaagcttcaaaagaagatgatgatgatcaaTTAATTTCTCTGGATCATTCACCACTAGAAGAGAAAAAGACAGCTGAGGATGAGAACAAAAAGgctgataatgatgatgacgaagcACTCTTAGAAACAGATTTATTGGGAGATGATGAAGTGTCCAATGGTAATGTGGATGAAAAATATGAAACGCCTTTCATTGATTTGCTTGGTGATGATGCTTTGATGCCATCAAACCACAAATCAGGTTAGTAGTGCACTGTCACATGGCTACAAGTGCGTGGGCTGTAGatctctgggttcaaacagGGGGGGAAGGTTTCACTCCAACCACACTTTTGAACTTAGCAGGCCATGCAATGAAATACAGCCTGCCAAATTGACCAATTATAGTGCACATACTTACCAAGGGATGTGTgtgtagttatttattttcttgttgtgctactgatatttgtctttttaaaatttaatgatgaGAGTCCCAACTATGAACTGATTCAATTGTAACAAGTCTCAAACACCTCTTCTTtgtactttttgtttgttaggGACCAGTGATCTTCTGTCATCATTTGAGGATCATCCAAGTAGTAATGGACTTACAAGTCATCGCTCGATTATGCCACCCAGCTATGAAGAGGCAAAGCAAATTCCTGTGCCTGGTATGGGATTGATAAGTTATTATCCTGTAACTctccaagagtgactagcacctTTATGTTATTTGTaattacaatatcacacctaaATTAAACATAAAGCTCgcaagaataaacaaaatgatccCCAAccaagaggctcttgattgtttaaaaagatGTTCCTTATGGCTGAaccatattttcaaaataattacttcTATGTAGAGAGTATctgttcttaaccctttcactcccacaagtgaccaaggcagaatttctccttacaatatcaatacaatatcaagcaggtaggtgatgagaatagagaagaatattaattatgggattgttagttgattcaataccaaattctctgaactaacatcataagaattgtatggcagatggtaaggagaattactaattagatcttgggagtgaaatgtTTAATATGAGTATAGTgagatttttctctttctttgtgtCCAGGAAGTGAAAATGCATCATCAATGACGGCTGATGATCTGCTGTTTGGTTCCCCTACCAAGGAAGACAGAGCACCTGGAAACAAGTCAGATATTGATATCTTAAGTGAAATTCTTGGCTCCAATGGTTCCTCCATGCAGGGTGTCGAGAGTGAGAATAGCTTCAGCAAAACGTGGAAGGATATGTTCGGGGATGAGCCAGTTGAGACTGCTCAGCCGTCTTTGCAGGAACCCAATCAATCATGGTCCCAAGGGGGTTCCAACTTTATGATGCCCTCTGACCTCCTTAACAGCATGGCTAGGTTTGATCCATTTGGTGAGGTACCAACAGGCGCCCCTCCTCAGCATGCAGCAAGTGCAGCTTCAAAGATGTCAGCTCCGATGCAGGGAGGCAAGCGTCAAGAGGGTCATCAAGGTTCACAGGCAAAACAGGCTTCATTACTCGCAGGAAAAGCAAGTGACAAAGGGAAAGGAAAGGGGAAAAAAGGTTCTGACATGTCTGCTTGGTTCAGTTTGTTCTCTGACTTGGATCCCCTAGCCAATCCTGATGCAattgataaacaaaacaaaaagagtgAAGAAGACAGACAATGTTAAGTACATGTAATTGAAATCACAGAATTTATTTATGGTGGATTGTATAATGGCTGACACAAAGCCAGCTTGGAACTTCAAAACCAAGGTCATGGAAGGTTGAAATCAGATTGAAATCAATTGGGGTGGGGTTAATTTTTTGGTTACATGTACTGCCatgaataataatgataaaaaaaaaaacagcaacaacaacaagaaagatCATTTCATCTCAACAGATGGTTTTAAAATGAATATGTGCAAATATTTTGCAAGCAGAAACAaaatagctgtgtatatctcttAAAACCCTGAAATAACAGATTCTTGATTCTTCTTTTAGgactaaataaaatgttttgctaATTTGGCttgtaattttgaattaaaattggccaaatattttcaaagttttgctcATTTTCTTCACAAAGTCATTGTCTGCTAAAGAAATGGTCaaaggttctttcaaaattATAGACCACTGCTAGAgttgtttttgattttgataGCTGGTGAATAAATACTAGCATGCTGGGATTTTCCATAAGGGACAGTAGGAgaagaaaaaaggcaaatttaagCCTCTTTTAAGTTATTGTTTAATCGTTATAATATTGTATATTTAAGTTTTCTAAGTGTTTGTTGGGTGTATATATTACAGTCACAATTACATTCTTTGTGTATGAAGACATACACTGTAAGGGAGCAAATGATGGGCTTCAgtacttttttctttctttctttctgaatAACATGAGCAAGTTGTAAACATTGTGTAGACCTCACCTTCATGTCAACTGCCTGATTTATCAGTGTAGATGCGTGTCTTAGGGATGTCAGTATGATAATACTGCTTGTTGTTTGAAATCTTTACACCATAAAACATGTTGGAGAGTAGGGCTATGAAATTACAATAGGAGCAAAGTTATGGAAGGTTAAGACTAGGTTACATGCCTTGTGACATTATTGAAAATAAAGTCATGTTTTACTCGAGTATGCACTGTAAGTTATTGTTTTCAAGCCATCTGGCGAGCAAGCAATaatttcaccctttaactcccagaagtgattaaaatgtaatttctccctataatatctatacattatccaacaaacaggtaatgagaatactcagacttatcaggtcTATCTGATcaaacaccaagttctcataactaatttacaaggaaatgtgtagcagctagaggggggAATTAACAActagatcttaggagttaaagtgTCAAGGGAGAGTCAAGAATACGAGAACGTAAACTTAAAATTGTGATTGGGAAAATGTCAAAAGATTTAGGAGCACACaaacttttaagaaagtttGTGACATGTCAAATTATACTGAAAGTCCGAGTTGATTACTACATTACTTTGCACATCGAGAGAATGGCGACTGCAGTGTTACAGGGAGGTACTTCAtcaattattttcagttttattagCATGGTGAAGATTTAGAATCATGAAATTAATTACTGTTGACTTTATCAATAAGTACGTTCAGTGTGGAACTTAAAAATACCCCATACTAGATTGCAAAATTAATAAGTTGATGGTGACCTGAAAGTCAATTTACAGAAATGattataaccaaaaaaaattattttctcatgaTTTTCTGATAGTTG
The sequence above is a segment of the Pocillopora verrucosa isolate sample1 chromosome 13, ASM3666991v2, whole genome shotgun sequence genome. Coding sequences within it:
- the LOC131776674 gene encoding islet cell autoantigen 1-like, which encodes MNSSYQKVSQDPDESDDRHRSYQPYHDDEEGYEGNYGYNYGYNPYRPPAGGLKGKVEQKYWHTKQTMIQKLGKEQDCYVVAGDAEVDARLEAFRHIQKTCIDILKAVEVYQNRIFALSQDENEMGRFLREQGSQDKSKAGKMMIAVGKAQSYSAQQRLSLRTPLVRLYQEVETFRFRAISDTFQTVNRMELARTDYRAGLLWMANISKELDPEEYKRLDKFREVQGQVRKGKKKFEKLKVDVMQKIDLLSASRCNLLSSTLAAYQQALLKFWENTSRTMIQVSEQFKGLPAYQFQMLKSLNPLTLEGDDKEKGEEGKETKPVKESEDDKKESTACGEKKEASKEDDDDQLISLDHSPLEEKKTAEDENKKADNDDDEALLETDLLGDDEVSNGNVDEKYETPFIDLLGDDALMPSNHKSGTSDLLSSFEDHPSSNGLTSHRSIMPPSYEEAKQIPVPGSENASSMTADDLLFGSPTKEDRAPGNKSDIDILSEILGSNGSSMQGVESENSFSKTWKDMFGDEPVETAQPSLQEPNQSWSQGGSNFMMPSDLLNSMARFDPFGEVPTGAPPQHAASAASKMSAPMQGGKRQEGHQGSQAKQASLLAGKASDKGKGKGKKGSDMSAWFSLFSDLDPLANPDAIDKQNKKSEEDRQC